The Litchfieldia alkalitelluris genome has a window encoding:
- a CDS encoding glycoside hydrolase family 88 protein codes for MYKLNQQEILKMLEEKVERMVEQIGDKSPHVARADGVYDDMRHSWWTSGFWPGSLWVMHDMTGNEKFKDAAMDWDEKLQVCLSEHPSGLDHDVGFQFLLTAVIKHEILENESSFGIGLQAANYLAGRFNPVGKFIRAWNGDKLGWAIIDCMMNLSLLFWASRVTGDPRYKQIATLHADTVLKYGVREDGTTCHILSFDPETGEFIESIGGQGNAPDSAWSRGNAWAVYGFANTYRHTGDIRYLNAAKRVAHHFIAGLPEDHVPYWDFRVNSVKGEPRDSSAAAIAASGLLEIADSVPSNEKRLYADAATNILASLTENYATWDQPEHHGILVGGTGHKPANENINVSLIYGDYYYIEAIAKLNGWERRIF; via the coding sequence ATGTACAAGTTAAATCAACAAGAGATATTAAAAATGCTTGAAGAAAAAGTTGAGCGTATGGTAGAGCAAATAGGCGATAAATCACCACACGTAGCGCGAGCTGATGGAGTGTATGATGATATGCGACATTCTTGGTGGACATCTGGCTTCTGGCCAGGTTCGTTGTGGGTGATGCATGATATGACTGGAAATGAGAAGTTTAAGGATGCTGCAATGGATTGGGATGAAAAGCTACAAGTATGTCTTTCTGAGCACCCAAGTGGATTGGATCATGATGTAGGGTTTCAATTTTTACTAACAGCTGTGATTAAACATGAAATTCTAGAAAACGAGAGTAGCTTTGGAATAGGGCTGCAAGCTGCGAATTATTTAGCAGGACGTTTTAACCCAGTTGGGAAATTTATCCGTGCCTGGAACGGAGATAAACTCGGTTGGGCGATTATTGATTGTATGATGAATCTTTCTCTATTATTCTGGGCAAGTCGTGTAACTGGAGATCCTAGATATAAACAGATTGCTACCCTACATGCGGACACTGTATTAAAATATGGGGTTCGAGAGGATGGAACAACTTGTCATATTTTATCATTCGATCCTGAGACAGGTGAGTTTATTGAATCGATTGGTGGTCAAGGGAACGCACCTGATTCTGCTTGGAGTAGAGGAAATGCATGGGCAGTTTATGGATTTGCTAATACTTACCGACATACAGGAGATATTCGTTATTTAAATGCAGCCAAGCGGGTCGCACATCATTTTATTGCAGGTCTTCCAGAAGATCATGTACCTTATTGGGATTTTCGTGTAAATTCAGTTAAAGGTGAGCCTAGAGATAGTTCTGCAGCAGCAATTGCCGCTTCTGGGTTACTAGAAATTGCTGACTCGGTACCGAGTAATGAAAAACGACTATATGCAGATGCTGCAACAAATATACTAGCTTCTTTAACTGAGAATTATGCGACTTGGGATCAGCCAGAACATCATGGAATTCTTGTCGGAGGAACAGGACATAAGCCGGCTAATGAAAATATTAATGTTTCACTTATCTATGGTGATTATTATTATATTGAAGCGATAGCTAAGCTAAATGGGTGGGAACGACGTATTTTTTAA